In Helianthus annuus cultivar XRQ/B chromosome 3, HanXRQr2.0-SUNRISE, whole genome shotgun sequence, a single window of DNA contains:
- the LOC110929030 gene encoding chloride channel protein CLC-c, producing the protein MENNNVDIESEGVEKMERNGSAMEERDMIREPLLLRSRINTTSQIAIVGANVCPIESLDYEIVENDLFKQDWRSRKKVQIFQYVVLKWTLVLLIGLATGLVGFFNNIAVENIAGFKLLLTGNLMLKQNYYLAFVALAGCNVVLATCAAVLCAYIAPAAAGSGIPEVKAYLNGVDAHSILAPSTLFVKIFGSIFGVAAGFVVGKEGPMVHTGACIANLLGQGGSRKYHLTWTWLRYFKNDRDRRDLITCGAAAGVAAAFRAPVGGVLFALEEAASWWRSALLWRTFFTTAVVAVVLKGLIEYCKNGQCGLFGEGGLIMFDINNSVPSYNTIDLLAIILLGVIGGVFGSIYNYLVDKVLRTYSVINERGPGFRVFLVIVISILTSCCAFGVPWLATCIPCPENAKEECPTKGRSGSYKSFQCPDGHYNDLASLLLTTNDDAIRTLFSSLNTHEFRIPSLIFFFFAMYFLGIITYGIAIPSGLFIPVILAGASYGRLVGRLLGPIANLDCGLFALLGAASFLGGTMRMTVSLCVILLELTNNLLMLPLMMLVLLISKTVADCFNKGVYDQIVIMKGLPFLEAHAEPYMRHLVAGDVVSGPLITFSGVEKVGNIMHSLRMTSHNAFPVIDEPPITDAPELCGLVLRSHLLVLLKGKVFTRHPRLSGAETLKKYHAFDFAKAGSGKGLKLEDLEIEPEEMEMYVDLHPITNTSPYTVVETMSLAKAAIAFRELGLRHLCVVPKTPGRPPIVGILTRHDFMPEHILGLYPHIDPHK; encoded by the exons ATGGAGAACAATAATGTGGATATCGAAAGCGAAGGAGTGGAGAAGATGGAGAGAAATGGATCTGCGATGGAGGAGAGAGATATGATACGAGAGCCGTTGCTTTTGAGAAGCAGGATCAATACGACGTCGCAGATTGCTATTGTTGGTGCTAATGTTTGCCCCATCGAGTCACTTGATTACGA GATCGTGGAAAATGATCTTTTCAAACAGGATTGGAGGTCAAGGAAGAAGGTGCAGATATTTCAATATGTCGTCTTAAAGTGGACATTAGTGCTTCTTATAGGATTAGCTACCGGGCTTGTGGGGTTTTTCAATAACATTGCAGTGGAAAACATTGCTGGTTTTAAGCTTCTTCTCACTGGTAATCTTATGCTTAAGCAAAA TTATTATCTGGCGTTTGTTGCGTTGGCTGGTTGCAATGTGGTTCTGGCGACATGTGCTGCAGTTCTTTGTGCGTATATTGCCCCTGCAGCAGCCGGTTCCGGTATACCTGAGGTTAAAGCTTACCTTAATGGTGTAGATGCGCATTCTATTCTGGCTCCAAGCACCCTCTTTGTAAAG ATTTTTGGATCGATATTTGGAGTGGCTGCTGGATTTGTTGTGGGAAAGGAAGGGCCAATGGTTCACACGGGGGCTTGCATAGCTAACTTACTTGGTCAAGGAGGATCTAGAAAGTATCATTTGACATGGACATGGCTTAGATATTTCAAAAATGATAGGGACAGGAGGGACTTGATCACATGTGGTGCAGCTGCTGGTGTTGCTGCTGCTTTTCGTGCCCCTGTTGGCGGGGTTCTCTTTGCACTTGAAGAAGCAGCCTCATG GTGGCGGAGCGCTCTTCTTTGGAGAACGTTTTTCACAACTGCTGTAGTAGCTGTGGTTTTGAAGGGTCTGATTGAATATTGTAAAAATGGACAGTGTGGATTGTTTGGGGAAGGTGGTCTGATCATGTTCGATATCAATAATTCAGTACCTTCTTACAACACCATTGATCTCCTTGCCATTATATTACTTGGAGTTATCGGTGGAGTTTTTGGAAGCATTTACAATTATCTTGTTGATAAGGTCTTGCGCACTTACAGCGTCATCAATGA GAGAGGTCCTGGTTTTAGGGTGTTTTTGGTGATCGTCATATCAATCCTAACTTCTTGTTGTGCGTTTGGCGTCCCTTGGCTTGCAACCTGCATCCCATGCCCGGAAAATGCAAAGGAAGAGTGCCCTACAAAAGGGCGTTCTGGAAGCTACAAAAGCTTTCAATGTCCCGATGGTCATTACAACGATCTTGCTTCCCTTTTGCTCACCACCAATGATGATGCCATTAGAACCTTATTCAGCTCCCTAAATACACACGAGTTCCGCATTCCTAGTCTCATTTTCTTCTTTTTTGCCATGTATTTCCTCGGCATCATAACATATGGAATCGCAATTCCTTCTGGGCTTTTTATTCCTGTAATATTAGCTGGGGCATCATATGGACGGCTTGTCGGTCGGCTCCTTGGTCCCATTGCTAATCTCGATTGTGGTCTTTTCGCCTTACTTGGTGCTGCATCGTTCCTTGGCGGCACAATGAGAATGACGGTTTCTCTATGCGTTATACTTCTCGAGCTCACTAATAATCTGCTAATGCTTCCATTAATGATGCTTGTCCTTCTCATTTCAAAAACTGTGGCTGATTGTTTCAACAAAGGAGTGTATGACCAAATTGTGATAATGAAGGGTCTACCGTTTCTAGAAGCCCATGCCGAACCATACATGAGGCATTTGGTTGCGGGCGATGTTGTTTCCGGGCCTTTGATAACTTTCTCGGGTGTCGAGAAAGTTGGCAACATAATGCATTCTTTAAGGATGACATCACACAACGCTTTTCCGGTTATTGACGAGCCACCTATTACCGACGCCCCGGAATTATGTGGGCTTGTGTTAAGGTCTCATTTGCTTGTTTTGCTGAAAGGAAAGGTCTTTACAAGACATCCGCGTTTAAGTGGAGCTGAAACGTTGAAAAAGTATCATGCCTTCGATTTTGCAAAAGCGGGATCAGGAAAAGGGTTGAAACTCGAAGATTTGGAGATAGAACCGGAGGAAATGGAAATGTATGTTGATCTTCATCCTATTACCAACACATCACCATATACAGTGGTGGAAACCATGTCTTTGGCTAAAGCTGCAATTGCTTTTCGGGAACTTGGTCTTCGACACTTGTGTGTTGTACCAAAGACTCCTGGG AGGCCACCGATAGTCGGTATCTTGACACGGCATGATTTCATGCCAGAGCACATTTTGGGACTCTACCCGCACATCGACCCACACAAGTAG